From the genome of Nicotiana tabacum cultivar K326 chromosome 2, ASM71507v2, whole genome shotgun sequence:
TTCCACCACGGACGCTATTTTTGGGGTTGGTAGGAAAGTTTGCGTCGgcagccacatgtgaattaacatCAATCGGATCTACGATCGAAATTCCAACGAGATCAGCAGGCGGTACCTTGTTACCGggcgctatgttgttattttcaccttGATGACCGAACTCGTTGTCAACATATAggggtgctgattgagagtttgacattttgtaTTTTAACctggaatcaaagacacttcaaagagtaagtgtaaagtagtgtgtgttatgaagaTCCGTACCAAACAACcattattatccttagccccacggtgcgcgccaaactatttacacttaaaattggataacaattgaatttgtacgttGTTTTAAGGATAagtgatataacttgatacaaaatgaaAAATCAGATTAAAATTAAAATGACAACGAAAacgtaaatgcaaaccacacaagttgaacaaTCTTAGCCTTGGAAGGTTAGTCGCCATCGTGCCATAGATGCTTTTATCGATGCCGGAATAGAATGATAAGATAATAagaaatagaaataataatatattacctTGGGAAGTGTGTTACATTCTCCCTTATAAGTAATCAAactcccttttatatagtaggggagtcctactttagatacaattttataaaaggtaaaaatctcctgGTGTGCTGATTTGCCAGTTCTTTACTGAcacgtgccgagattcccgccgaAATATCCGATCAGCTACGGATATTTCGGCCTTTCgttatttcggtcttctgttatTTTATACCGGCAATATTTTCTCGAGCTTAATTGGGGTCAGAGTCGATTCCGGGATCACAGGCTCAATGTTCTTGAGGACGGATATTCTGACCTTGTGTTCTGATTCGATGAGATTCGGCGTCAATCTTCAACCCTTCGCGTTCTGAGCCCAATCTGTTGTGTAATAGTCGAGCCCGATTTTGACTGTATACATTAtatatattagatcgggttgtacgccgtaaCAGTATTTCTAAATATATTGGATCGGATTACGTGCCGCAACGGTATTGTTATATATATTTGGGTTGCGCGCCATAACAGTGTTGTTATacatatatattggatcggattgcacgctatAATGGTGTTGTTATTGATAgttgggatcaggttgcatgttGCAACGAAAATGATGTTATGTAGTTATTCTTTGTTGTATGCTCCATTACCGTATTGTGTCATGAGGTTGGGATGTGATATTATTTCGGGGCCCTCTGTTATCTACTTCTTTAATGTTGTTCGTTATGTAGTTATATGTTCCTCTAGAGTGTTATTACTTCTCTGCTTATTACTCGTATAGGTTTACAGTGAGTATCTTGTCATAGCTCTGCCACTAccttatcgaggttaggctcaatacTTACTGAGCACATAGTGATAGTTATACTCATACTagacttctgcacttcttgtacagatcctggagttggtcccaacggtgTTCAGAGGTGATTACTCGGACCCTTTttcaggagacttgaggtagtgtTGCTTGGtgtccgcagaccctggagtccacTTTCTATCTTTATCTACTGTTTATTGTACCAGACAACATTGTGTTTGCTACTTCAGACTTGTATTTTATATtattagtagctcatgtacttgtgatcAGATTATGGGGATAGTCTTAGACATCAAAAATGGTTGTACATCAATTATATGTTTATGATATTtcacctttttattattattaatgtatCTTAGTTGTTGTGCTaatgttagcttgcctagcaaacGAGTGTTAGACGTCACCACTATTCTATGATTAAGATTTTGGGTAGTGAAAACATAGATGGGTAGGAGTACGAACACGGCAGTTTGAAATAGTACAAAAACTAATGTGTTTTGCACTATACCCTTGGGACTATTTTATTAGTGGTTGATTTCTTTTCTCTAATTCAGTTAACATGTGGTAGAAGTTACATACACGTGTTCTAACGTTTTTGGTCtttcctttctcctttttttccttCTACGTCTATTGCCATGATTTTCCTACCTCCATTTCTTTTCTAACTAATTTTTAGGAAGAATAGTCTAAATGATACTTATATTTGTACCACTTTATCATGTCAGTCCCCAAACTTACTATTTTTTTAATTGAACACTTACAATCGTTCAAATCGTATATAATAAACGCTTATGACAGGAGTCTATCAGTGCATGTAATACTATCTCCTACACGTAAGACGCCACGTCATTACTAGTGCCacatagaaaaataaaatattgaaaaataGGACTAGCCGCCCAAACCTAATATTTTCTGTCATTTTACACTTTATCGATTATTCCACGTCATTGTTTATTTTCtcagaaagtattttttttaaaactttgaagaaaaatccaaaatgcCTCAATAAAACAACCTCATAGCTATCATTACAGCCTTTTTCTTTATTTGACCACCGTGAACCATTCCCTAACCACCAGCAAATATCGTCCTTTCAAAATCCCACCCATCAACAGAAGATTTCCTAAGGGAGGCAGTAACACCGAAGCGTGCAAGCGCACACAAGTGCTGCAAATCTTCAACAAAAATCAAAACTCTAAATATACAAGAACACTAAACCAAAAATCAGAAGTCGTTGGGGTAGTGAACGTCCAAAGATTCGGACTCATTAGCGGCGAATTGTAACCTTGATTCACCAAGTTATTTTAGCCAACCTAACCAAAACAAGTGCAATAAAAAAACAGTAACGAGATAGAGCCAAGAAGATGTTCACCCGAGGATATAAGTTTCGCCGAAAAGTGTACAAATGCCAACAGTAAGGGCCATCGGGCAAATTATTCCGGCGTGACCAGTTATAAATAACGAAacataacaacaataaccaaaaCAGATCCGTTCGTCAACCTAAAGAGTCGTCGGAATTAGTGACGCTACTACCACGGCTTAGGACACTGGAGCAGCGTCGTAGGAGGAACAAAACTCGCCGGAACCctaatcagttgggttttgattagacagaaaaagaaataaaaaatgtaaaagattcttttgttaaaaaaatagataaaaatagTATATTTCTGCCTGATTTTGTGATTTTGAAGGCTCATCCATTGTTTACAGTAGTGTGGAGGGGGAAAGAGGGATTGGTGGCGAGAAGAAAGGTGGGAGAAACTGCGAAAGAGAAAATAATTGGGAGGGGAAGAGTGGTAATTTCGATTAACTTATtaactttacttttttttttagtttaatttacttTTAATCAAAATCACTAGTATCACTCTCTTTACATGCGTATGTTACCAGGGGCGGACCCACGTGAGGTCAAGAGGGTTCATATGAACCCGCTTCTCGAAAAATAACAGGGCGTATATAGGTATATTTTACCTTTCTTCAAGAAAATGCTGTTATATATCGTTTGTTGACCCCGCTTAGCACAAAGGCATTGTCCGGCCCATTTGCAAAGTGGGTTCAAGTTTTTTGGGATGTCTAGAGTTCTAACCCAGTAATATACACATGTTGTTTTCCCCCTATATACAGCACTTTCCCCCcatcattttaataatttattttgttgacgcttttgtatatttgttttttatattttgaatctGTTTGGTAAAAATTATGGGTCCGCCACTGTATGTTACACATAATTTGTCCATATCAACTATGTCAATGCCACATAAGCTCGATCAATAGTCAAAGGAATTTAAAAAATTAGTTTTGAACGAGTGTAAGTGTTCAATTGGCAAAATGATAAATTTAAAAACCGACATAATAAAGTGGCAAAGTATAAGCTTTTCTGTCTAATTTTAACTGAAAGACTAATCTTTACGCAGAGGAGGAGTATTCCAAAGCTCAGTTTGTCGAGAAAAAGGAGCACTTCCgcaaagttgtttttctttttccattttgatttatttttatttgatgtCTTTATATTGATGTgttcttttatttcttattttgcttTTATTCCGTTAAGAACGCCCATCTGAGTATGCACTTTCTTGCTAGAATTAATGTATATGTACGATACTAACTAATTAGTCTACAATCAAATTGTCTTATCGAAAATCTAAGCTCTCAAAAATGACTGAAATTTAGAAGTGGTTTGGGCAGCCAAGAGCCCAAGATGTTTAATATTTTGTCTGACCTATCTTATTTGGAGTGTTCTGTTGTCTTTATCTTTTTTGTGCTGCAACAGGTAATCTCTAGAAGTGACAtgtagaaaattaatttatcttATCTTTATTTATAATCGTGGTGGGTTATTATGTTGGCTATTGTCGTCTTGCACACACTAAAAATCCAAGGTAGGATTGTTATTTACTTATTATTGTTATTCTTCTTGCTTTGTTTTAGTCAACAATTAAATTTTGGGTATCATTTACTAATACTGAATATGTGTACTTTTGGTGTTTGCTAGGTGATTTTACTTTTTCTCTAAATTGAGGAATCGTAAGACTGCAAAAATCACCCGATGTAAGttgattttttgcattttaaaaaTCTATAGCATTAACTCACTTTGTCTACTAGCATTGTTGGtcccttttttattcttttaaacTTAAAGAATACATTATGAAAATCTGAGGAGTATATTGATACTAAAAATATTACAAAATTGAACTTCTTTTGATTTCTCATGCATAATACATTAGCAATATATTTTGtctgagaaaaatatttttgcttcttttttaatTAAAGTGGTCTACTGCAAGCGAGGtgctttatgtttttattttgtttctatcATTAATATGTTTGTTTAccgaaaaaatcggataacgttagatttgtggatggttctaaggatatgcgatacaatttgatataaatcgcgtagagaaatggaaatatgtgtattgttgactgtaagaacgaaaataataagcaaaaataatgaataagtaaaacaagcacaaggggaTTACTATCAATATCTAGAGGAAGTGATCTTTTTTTTTGTTCCACCTACTCTAGCTTACAAGGATTTTcccttttatagaagagggtcattaccaaaaaataataaaataaaacatgtagtggaagacccatgatgacttgtctTTTCCTTGATTCCCGGCAAAATTCTCTTTATTGGTgtggttgtaacggctcttgtctgtgagttCGATACTAGCTtgaactcgttactgggtcgggcccttcggtcttggatcgagttcgaccttcgagatgggtgtcgcgcatttccgacctcgaagtagtgccttgcggatcgattcggtcacgggctcgataggattatcgagccgcctcctcgagcgaccttcgggctcgaagttcgttagtaccgacctcagagctcactcccaaaaatctcattccgacttcttaacactcgaactcgatcgatcgtaggaaggccgaaatctatttcgaccgtatacagatagtctcctcaTTTCTCGgaaaaggatgtggcgagaaacgatatgatttcccagCAGCTCGATCAGATATACACTGATGTTTTTATCTGATGATTTCCCGACCATGACGTATGTAATGCTCGATCATCTTATGTGTCTTTATAGTCCCTGACTTTATCGAGGATACCCGAATTTTTTCTTCCCCGGTGGGAattgccagttaccttcggtCTTTGGTGACCGGAGAagatcaatcagtgatgaatgcaAAGGAGCTTCCTGTCTTTTCAACGAGGCCAAACATGCTTTAAATCGGATAACTTCTGATGGCGTTTTCGCCGCTTCTGTACAAAATTTTTGTAAATAcaaatctttcttcttcttttttgaagaGAAATGGCCTTTCAAACTAAATAGACAGCTTGAATTTAAATCTCTGTTGCCTTCGGGCCTCGTGGGTAGTCCCCTTTGCTTTATCGGGCTCGAGTGTCCTTCAGCTTAAATAATCAAGTGTTTGTTTTAATTCGAAGAAATGAGTAGTTTTGCTTGAactaatgcagcccgtaggcgtaatagtcgagcgagtgatggcccgaactcgaaataaaggtagcccgtaggcttagcaatcgaatgaatgattcgaactcgatgcaatgtagcccataggcgtaatagtcaaagtagcccgtaggcttaatggtcgagtgagtgattgctcgaactcgaaataagggtagcccgtaggcttggcaatcgagtgaatgattcgaactcgatgcaatgtagcccgtaggcataatagtcaaagtagcccgtaggcgtaatggtcgagtgaatgattgctcgaactcgaaataaaggtagctcgtaggcttggcaatcgagtgaatgattcgaactcgatgcaatgtagcctgtaggtgttatagtcaaagtagctcgtaggcttaacggtcgagtgagtgattgctcgaactcgaaataaaggtagcccgtaggcttggcaatcgagtgaatgattcgaactcgatgcaatgtagcacgtaggcgtaatagtcaaaatagcacgtaggcttaatggtcgagtgagtgtttgctcgaactcgaaataaaggtagcccgtaggcttggcaatcaagggaatgattcgaactcgatcctgtttgcataataaatcttgaacatagaatatcggtaaagaagagagTTTTCTTTGCAGGTCATTATACATgggttcatgttttgcgtcagggctcgggccagctatataagcatggttcgttttgaccgtttggcccttacaacgtTTCCCGTTGAGACActgtttgtcatgaaataacgaagtaacttcctttgcaccgAACTTGATAAATATCACATATGCGTTCAATGATAAAGCCCCCATGTGTAcgaggttgattttaaagaggcctcggatactcagTAGTAATATCGTTTCCGctatatggctggtatcgatctcTGGTCGACTTTTGCTTTTTCGTAATGGTCCTAGAAGTCAACTAgtcatcttcgactcttattttggattgatatcgattgtgcacatcggtccaagtaatagctgggtactcgatcagattttgcttcagccACCGCGAAGCCCTCAAGCTCCGctcatttagaccttgagtgaaatcttgaacaacccaatcgtctgtgaccggtggcagatctattcattccatttgaaaacgagctacgaactcccttagcatctcgttatccttttgtattaccttgaacaggtccgactttctggtttcgacctttatggctccggcatgaGCTTTTACGAtgcaatctgcaagcatagcaaaagaatcaatggagttagatggtaaattatgataccatatcattgccccttttgacagggtttcaccgaatttttttaataatacagattcgatctcatcatcttccaaatcattgcccttgatagcacacgtgtaagaagtgatgtgctcgttggagtcggtcgttccgttatatttgggtatctcaggcatacagaattttttggggattggttttggggctgcactcgagggaaaaggcctttgaatgaattttttctaatctagcccttttatcattTGTGGATCccccgggatctggtcgaccctggaattatatgtttctacttttttatcgttggcttcgactcgttttgtgagttcctcgagcaatttagtaatttcgggagtagtcctcgattcttgctcatttggcTTCTCTATGGCTGGTTCCattctgtgggtgacttctcgaagcggattgggctccgacctgctttgtacctgagtttggctctgcaactgagctatcgctatttgctgggcttgtagcatctcgaagatcatccgtaagctgATTCCAATCTCCtccacgttatgggtgtctcgagctacggatcgagtaccgccctgaatgcttcttcCCGGTTCGGAATGCTGATTCGCCtctagagctatttgtgaattggcATCCAATgatacttcggctcgaatttcgggtgcttcgattcgagcctcaacGTCTTCATCGAGTAGCCTTCCGgccccgggtgccaagttgttggtttcatcttgaaggccggcttcatGGTCGATAGGTGAAGtcattgctgatttgaagttgcAAACTGGCGTGTACTTTAAGTTTATATTAAACGatcactgttacccttagccccatggtgggcgccaaactgtttaccgaaaaaatcggataacgttagatttgtggatggttctaaggatatacgatacaatttgatataaatcgcgtagagaaatggaaatatgtgtattgttgactgtaagaacgaaaataataagcaaaaagaatgaataagtaaaacaagcacaagggcattACTATCAATATCTAGAGGAAGTGGGTTTTTTTTTGTTCTACCTACtctagcttacaaggattccccattttatagaagagggtcattacaaaaaaataataaaataaaacatgtaatggaagacccatgatgacttgtctcttccttgattctcgccaagattctAATTGTTGGCgtggttgtaacggctcttgtctgtgagctcgatactagctTGAACTCGTTACTCGGTCTTGgatcgagttcgaccttcgagatgggTGTCGCGCATTTTCGACCTCGAAGCAGTACTTTGCGGATCGattcggtcacgggctcgataggattatcgagtcgcctcctcgagcgaccttcgggctcgaggttcgttagtaccgaccttagagctcactcccaaaaatctcattccgacttcttaacactcgaactcgatcgatcgtaggaaggccgaaatctatttcgaccatatacaATGTTCTTTATCTAAAAGTTAGTGATTCATTTGTTCTAATTTTGCTTCTTTCAGACTGATTTTCCAAGCCAGAAGAACATGAAATTGCCTCCTTTAGCTTAAGAGTTGATGGAGAATGTGGTTTCATAAAATTCATTGGAAGGTTTCTTTAATTGAGAGGTTTCTTCTATGCTAATCATATTTAATGTTTGGTTTACATTTGTTGAAGTGTGTGACTATCTTATCTAACAATTTAAGCTATTAGAgagaatatatttttatttatttaattatgtctGCAACACGCTTCCTCACGTGCGGGCTTGAttctttttgatgagtcaatcacgcgaattttttttttatatgggGAGGCGGTCAGACTCGAACACAGGGCCTCTGCCTGCACTAATACCATGTTGAAGTGTGTAATCATCTCATCTAAAAACTTAAGCTAATAGAGAGAacatacttttatttatttaattatgttttcaatAGTATTTATATGCAGTGGATGAACTTTTAATAGGGTGGTAATAGCATAAAGAGAAGCTTACAGAAGTTGGCGACTATATGAAAAATGGCTATTGAGATGGATCAAAGTCCCTAACAATGTAAGAAGAGTTAGAAATTTCACGATTACGATCCCTTAAATACTTAGGGGTTACTGCTATCGCAAAACCTCTTTTCGATCACGCAACTTACTAGGTTGGACTTCCTTCTCTTTCATGGATTAGTTTTCACCTTACGTTCATGCCTTTTAAACCACAATTTGGGATGGAGGCTCAAATCGGATGGTCGGATTTTTACACAAATAAGCTATGAATCTTAAAATACGCTCATAATCTTTGTTTGTTTAAGCCCATTcggtaaaataaaaatatatagttaAGTCGATAGAAATCAATTGAAGATAATTCTAACACTTCTGCAAATTCTAGTTAAGATGATGTATTTTGTAGACTAAATTATACAATTACAAAACACTCAAATTTTTCTCATCCTCACAATCCGTTTTGGTTTACAAGGAAATTCTCACCTATTAATTAGTTGTCTTTTCTTCTTGGTGGTTAACGTATAGTTGGTTTAATCGAGAAACGTTGTGACAAGTCAATTTTGTAAACCCATAACCCCGCCACCCACCCACCCCtctttaaattttaattaatttggtatttcttTCCTTGATATTGTTTTGTCATATTCTATAAGGGGTAGTTGAAAGGTCGAATAACACATTTTAGGAGAATTAAAAAGGTGTTTAAACATGTTTCGTGAAAATAATCTTTTCGAAGTATCTTTCAGTACTTTAAATCGTTTGGACAATAAAATTTTAATCTAAAAACATGATAATTGATATTCTAGATGATTTTCAACTGATTTGTGACTTGTTCGGATGGCCTACAGATCTTAGGCCAAGATCATTTGCTGGAAATTAGGCCAATCATGATAAGAAACAGATTATTTGACTTTTTAACAAACTTATGGGACTTATCAAAATCATATAGAAGTAGACGAAATCTTTATAGAGCCTGAGCTTGAATTGTATGGGCAGTAGATGAATGTTTAGTCTTCTCCCATGTGTATCACAATAGTTTGCTTATACAGTTGAACAAAGGGAAAAGGGGCAAATATACTCATGCACTTTCATATATTGTCTATATTTAACTTCCGTTATATTATTGGACCAAATTTACCTCTATcgttatactatcgggccaaatttacccctacaatcagcaaacttttaaaaatatcccttgatctgttaagtaatccaaaatctcccaatttttttttatttaaatcacttgttgttcttcttgctctattatttttaaaaattactattgatgtgaatgctaaaattactagactatacaaattattcataattattttttaaattactaGTGAACCCATTTCTCTTCTTGTAATAAATAAAATTggtttagaattttatttatttttcaatcataTACACACTGTAGAATTTAGTGGGtctatttattgtgtattatatgcaactgatcatcatgtatgtacatgtatattcaaatatattttgtcattGTCTTGTTAGTATAGAGTTCAATCGACTAACTTAAAAGTGCACAATGTGTAGGCATTTaattaaagcaaagttgaattAGACAATGTAAAGTCTCCGAGAAACTTCAACGACAATGTAAAGTCTCCGAGAAACTTCAACTTcaatcactaatacttgcaaagtctTCATATATTTGGTGCaacgaattcattaaaattgggatgttgtaaatacttttagaatttagaAAAGCTATCTAATCTAGATTTTTtaatttactatactttgtttatttagttgtattatttaatatttttttctctaattCAGAAAGCAGGTAAATgccaattatttcaaaaatagtggactaagaagaacaacaagtgatttaaataaaaggaatttgggagattttggattacttaacagatcaaggggtatttttaaaagtttgttgaTTGTAGAGTAAATTTGGCCCTATAGTATAACGGTAGGGGTAAATTTAGCCCGATAGTATAACGGAtgttaaatataaataatatatgaaagtagaggggtatatttggcccttttcccttGTCTAAAAGATATCGTACAATGCTTTGACAAACAACAAGCGTTTAGAACCATGGCAAAGTTTGAAATTTTAGTCTTTTTAAGTTATTGAAGTCtgaattaataatttatatatatccAATGGATCTTAATATAAATATACGATTTAAATTTCGGACCAAAAACTATACAATTCAGCTGAACTCGTAATCGAAGCTGTAGCTCCATCCTAAATCTAGGTATCTAACTATTTGCACAATCATACCTTTAAAAAGGGTATAACAACTTTACAAGTAAGCGTTTATACTAAAACCTAAGATTTTGGCAATCTAAATATGGTAAATAACGTATTATAATCAACTTCGTTCTATAAATACATGCCATAGGTGGCATTAGAGATGACAAACCTAATCAAGACAAGTAACTTAAAAATGTCAACGAATGAGAATGGATGCACTGATCTTCTCCGAGCTCAAGCTCAAATCTGGAACCATATGTTCAGCTTCATAAACTCTTCAGCAGCAAAATGTGCAGTTCAACTAGGCATCCCAGATATCCTCTACAAACATGACAAGCCCATGTCATTTTCCAATCTCTCGGCTGAACTTCCTCTCGTGCACCCTTCGAAAGTTTCCTTCTTGCCAATTTTAATGCGTTTTTTAGTTCATTCTGGATTTCTAAATCAACATGATCAAAATCATTATTCTCTAACTCCAGCGAGTCGACTTCTTGTGACGAATAATCCATCGGGTACGAGGTCACACTTTCTGATCAACCATGATCAATTGCTTCAAAAAGCATCGTTTGAATTAAGTAGTTGGTTCCAAAATGATTCCCCTACTGCTTTTCATACTGCTTATGGAATATCTTTCTGGGATTATTTTGTGGAAAAACCAAAGTTAGGTGAAAGTTTCAATGATGCAATGGCTAGTGACTCGATATTGGTCGCCAATGTGCTTATTACGGAGTGCAAATATGTTTTTGAGGGCTTGACGTCTTTGGTAGACGTTGGAGGTGGCACTGGCACTGTTGCAATTGCTATTGCCAAAGCTTTCCCTATGATAAATTGTACTGTATTTGATCTGCCTCATGTTATAGGCGACCTCAACGGAAGTGGGAACTTGGAGTTTGTCGGAGGAAGTATGTTTGATAAGATTCCTAATGCTAATGCCATATTACTCAAGGTATAAGTAGTGTACATATATACTTTTATAAAAAACTCactcataatatatatatataaccaattatatatatatatatatatatatatatatatatatatatatatatatatatatatatatataggtcttaagtaacaattttaagaaatatttataaaactTGAATAATTTCTAATATTCTTTCTGGGAAACAACATCTCTATCCTCacaaagtaggggtaaggtctgcgtacacactaccctctccagacctcacggtgtgggataataatGGATATGTTAGTTGTTGTTATTATACCATTCTTTCTTGGAAAATAGCATTAAGCTGGCATACAGCTCATATATGGGACTTTTgactttaaattaaaattaatccTTATGACTTGTTCTTCTAGTTCTACTTCTTTAGAAATTATTAGTCCAGTTGAGTACACCAACCTTTCCTTTTTGAGTATATCTTTATGTCTTTTCTTTAAGAAAGCCTAATCATACGTACAGCTAAATTATTTTCCACATTTATATCTTTGTAATTAGTAATTTCTAACTTTTATCCTATCCCCTCAAATCTTTTTTCTTGGTTAAATAGTGGATTCTGCATGACTGGAGTGACGAAGATTGTGTGAAGATACTGAAGAAATGCAAAGAGGCAATTCCATGTAGGGAGAAAGGAGGGAAAGTAATAATCATAGACATGGTGATGGAGGATCCTAAGCTAATTAGCGACGAGGAATTTGTTCGAGCACAACATAATATGGACTTGCTAATGATGGTTCTTTATGCTGCCAAAGAGAGAACTAAGAAGGAATGGGAGAAGCTCTTCACTGAATCTGGTTTCACTCAATACAAAATAACTCCTTCTCTGGGCTCAAGGTCTCTTATTGAAATCTACCCTTGAAAAAGTCTTGGCTTACAAATATTCTACGCTCGTGAATTATTCAGAATGGTTCATCATTTAGCATTCaactcatttatttttaaaattataggttcaaaCCTACTATTTATTGCTATTTAGTAGATTTTTATACATAAGATATTAAGTTACATCCTCATCTGGCTTTGTGAATAAATAAACATATAAGCTTATGAATTATATTAATATGTTTGCCTTGATGTAATAGGAATTAGTAGAATATGAACCCCGTGCCGAAACGTTACATCCGGCTCTTGTGAATAAACATATAAGCTTATGAATTCTATTTATATGTTTATCTTGATGTAATAGGTATTAGTAAAATATATTATTGtgatttccttttctttcttaatt
Proteins encoded in this window:
- the LOC107780404 gene encoding myricetin 7/4'-O-methyltransferase 2-like, with protein sequence MTNLIKTSNLKMSTNENGCTDLLRAQAQIWNHMFSFINSSAAKCAVQLGIPDILYKHDKPMSFSNLSAELPLVHPSKVSFLPILMRFLVHSGFLNQHDQNHYSLTPASRLLVTNNPSGTRSHFLINHDQLLQKASFELSSWFQNDSPTAFHTAYGISFWDYFVEKPKLGESFNDAMASDSILVANVLITECKYVFEGLTSLVDVGGGTGTVAIAIAKAFPMINCTVFDLPHVIGDLNGSGNLEFVGGSMFDKIPNANAILLKWILHDWSDEDCVKILKKCKEAIPCREKGGKVIIIDMVMEDPKLISDEEFVRAQHNMDLLMMVLYAAKERTKKEWEKLFTESGFTQYKITPSLGSRSLIEIYP